Proteins from a genomic interval of Danio rerio strain Tuebingen ecotype United States chromosome 4, GRCz12tu, whole genome shotgun sequence:
- the zgc:174698 gene encoding uncharacterized protein LOC100141499 (The RefSeq protein has 10 substitutions and aligns at 93% coverage compared to this genomic sequence), with amino-acid sequence MAFIKEESEDVKIEETFTVKQEDLQEQTERMKKPKQKPCHNCGALNVSNCKTCRNCFAAIALKASIMAKQKNIEESSWAANNKKHRNAARVVDSARTAVKKLEMLGYKPLLFISKEKKKGFNTELITTMGPFGEGPQQKIIDKMASLYEVFIKNFQRFQNSAATDPDVCQNLASSVSPPASIPPSSSSSLPPPPSFPNLSPPQTSSSFPPSFAVPPPSLPNLSPPQSSFSFPPSSDVSPPSFPNLPPPQSSSSFPPSSATPPLSSNLIPPTNSSSFSSPTSSYITPLPPASSYKTLPAPPPTSLTTTPTSSLSSPAVQCMTTDFGDSDLFSRESIIKGDKQKKWIYKEAECQVHFNQKTFPYDRIVKRRMSKEGVEEAKVRWKPCSGCGMKWKDSWEPLNHFL; translated from the exons CAGAGAGAATGAAAAAACCCAAGCAAAAGCCTTGCCATAATTGTGGGGCTTTAAATGTTTCAAACTGCAAAACGTGCAGAAATTGTTTTGCTgccattgctttaaaagcaatcatcatggcaaaacaaaaaaacattgaggAGTCGTCATGGGcagcaaacaacaaaaaacacaggAATTCTGCCCGTGTTGTAGATTCTGCCCGCACTGCT gTTAAGAAATTGGAAATGCTGGGCTACAAGCCATTGTTGTTTATTtcgaaagaaaagaaaaaaggattTAACACAGAGCTAATAACAACAATGGGTCCATTTGGAGAGGGACCACAGCAAAAAATTATAGATAAAATGGCCAGCCTGTACGaagtttttattaaaa aTTTCCAGAGGTTTCAGAATTCGGCTGCAACAGACCCTGATGTCTGCCAAAACCTAGCATCATCGGTTTCTCCTCCAGCTTCTATTCCTCCATCATCTTCCTCAAGCCTTCCTCCTCCACCATCTTTCCCAAACCTTTCTCCTCCACAAACTTCCTCCAGCTTTCCTCCTTCATTTGCTGTTCCTCCACCATCTTTGCCAAACCTTTCTCCACCACAGTCTTCTTTCAGCTTTCCTCCTTCATCTGCTGTTCCTCCACCATCTTTCCCAAATCTTCCTCCTCCACAATCTTCTTCCAGCTTTCCTCCTTCATCTGCCCCTCCACCTTTATCTTCCAACCTTATTCCTCCAACTAATTCCTCAAGCTTCAGTCCTCCTACCTCCTCCTACATCACCCCTCTTCCACCTGCCTCTTCATACAAAACACTTCCTGCTCCACCGCCTACTTCCCTCACTACTACACCTACTTCCTCTCTATCAAGTCCTGCAGTCCAGTGCATGACTACAGATTTTGGTGATTCAG atttattctCCAGAGAAAGTATCATAAAAGGGGACAAACAGAAGAAGTGGATCTACAAACAAGCAG AATGCCAAGTACATTCCAACCAGAAAACCTTTCCATATGACAGGATTGTGAAAAGGAGGATGTCCAAAGAA GGTGTTGAAGAGGCCAGAGTCAGATGGAAGCCGTGTTCTGGATG TGGGATGAAATGGAAAGACTCCTGGGAGCCATCAAATCACTTTTTGTAA
- the LOC141381664 gene encoding uncharacterized protein: MAFIKEEREDLKIEETFTVKQEDLQEQTDLMVLKEETHGQNETDEKQQFMNPQEIMTDEKPTLTKKTSSHGRPWKSKSGCNFSCKQCRKSFSQKSNLDVHMRVHTREQPFTCEQCGKSFGQIQGFKAHMRIHTGERKFTCQECGKSFYHVGNFAAHMRIHTGEKPFSCKQCGKSFCHKPNLDVHMRVHTGEKPYTCEQCGKSFGQKQSFNTHMRIHTGKRPCTCKQCGKSYYNARSLAAHMRTHTGERPFSCILCRKSFSLKLTLIAHMRVHTREKPHTCEQCGKSFGQKQDLYIHMRIHTGEKPYTCTECGKSFPHISSLKHHIRTHTGEKPFTCAQCGKSFTTKTSLKNHMNGHTGTIVFTCDQCGKSLTRKDYIKKHMKIHSREDRFRCSECGKSFKSKRSLNTHMKIHNGEDSPQH, translated from the exons atggcgtttattaaagaggagagagaagatctgaagattgaagaaacattcacagtcaaacaggaagatctgcaggaacaaacag atctgatggtgctgaaagaagagactcatgGACAGAATGAAACAGATGAGAAACAGCAGTTTATGAATCCCCAAGAAATAatgactgatgaaaaacccacactgactaaaaagacttcatcacacGGAAGACCTTGGAAATCCAAATCTGggtgtaatttcagctgtaaacagtgtagaaagagtttcagtcagaagtcaaaccttgatgttcacatgagagttcacactagggagCAACCTttcacctgcgaacagtgtggaaagagttttggtcaaaTACAAGGCTTTAaagcccacatgagaattcacactggagagaggaagttcacatgccaagagtgtggaaaaagcttttaTCATGTTGGAAACTTTGCagcacacatgagaattcacactggggagaagcctttcagctgtaagcagtgtggaaagagtttctgtCACAagccaaaccttgatgttcacatgagagttcacacaggggagaaaccttacacctgcgaacagtgtggaaagagttttggtcaaaaacaaagctttaatactcacatgagaattcacactggaaagAGGCCGTGCACAtgcaaacagtgtggaaaaagctacTATAATGCAAGAAGCCTTGCAGcacacatgagaactcacactggagagaggcctttTAGCTGTATACTttgtagaaagagtttcagtctAAAGCTGACCCTGATtgctcacatgagagttcacactagggagaaacctcacacctgcgaacagtgtggaaagagttttggtcaaaaacaagacctttacatccacatgaggattcacactggagagaaaccttacacatgcacagagtgtggtaaaagttttccACATATAAgctcactcaaacaccacattagaactcacaccggagagaagccgtttacatgtgctcagtgtggaaagagcttcacaaccaaaactagcctcaagaaccacatgaatggtcacactggaaccatagtgttcacatgtgatcagtgtggaaagagtctcacacgcaAAGACTACATTAAGAAACACATGAAGATTCACTCAAGAGAGGATCgttttagatgcagtgagtgtggaaagagctttaaAAGTAAAAGAAGCCTCAACACTCACATGAAGATTCACAATGGAGAGGATAGTCCTCAACATTga